A DNA window from Cytophagales bacterium contains the following coding sequences:
- a CDS encoding DUF1571 domain-containing protein, with amino-acid sequence MQLSISLAFILVTFQGLHGQSARELAKTMFTKTKQIKTLTYTIKKQERIDGEMIRQISFVKLVRQPFKVYIKQDFPNKGMEALYVSGTNNNKALVNPNGFPWFNIRLDPYGSLMRANQHHTIHRSGFDYVVSILEYLFDKYDTIIDTMVKKQGTVICDGRACYVIMFSNPYFKFFDYTVRHGETLPAISERTKLSEYMILEKNEAVDDYEDVNSGQIIEIPNDYSPKMIIYIDKQRMIPLVMKIYDDQGLYEQYEYINVVVNPFFKPEEFTKEYKEYGF; translated from the coding sequence ATGCAACTAAGTATTAGTTTAGCCTTTATTTTAGTAACCTTTCAAGGGCTCCATGGCCAATCTGCCCGTGAATTAGCAAAAACAATGTTTACAAAAACCAAACAAATAAAAACATTGACCTATACAATAAAAAAACAGGAGCGAATAGATGGTGAGATGATCCGGCAAATATCTTTTGTAAAATTAGTTCGGCAACCATTCAAAGTTTATATAAAACAAGATTTCCCTAATAAAGGAATGGAAGCTTTGTATGTTAGTGGAACTAATAACAATAAAGCATTGGTCAATCCTAATGGATTTCCATGGTTTAATATAAGATTAGATCCTTACGGCAGTCTCATGAGAGCAAACCAGCATCATACTATTCATCGTTCCGGCTTTGACTATGTTGTCTCCATTTTAGAATATTTGTTTGACAAGTATGACACAATAATTGATACAATGGTTAAAAAACAAGGAACGGTAATTTGTGATGGGCGTGCTTGTTATGTAATAATGTTTTCAAACCCATATTTTAAGTTTTTTGATTATACAGTCCGGCATGGAGAAACTTTGCCTGCTATTTCTGAGAGAACTAAACTAAGTGAATATATGATCCTGGAAAAAAATGAGGCGGTGGATGATTATGAAGATGTAAATTCCGGGCAAATTATTGAAATTCCAAATGATTATTCTCCCAAAATGATCATTTATATTGATAAACAAAGAATGATCCCTTTAGTAATGAAAATATATGATGACCAGGGGTTATATGAACAATATGAATATATAAATGTAGTGGTAAACCCCTTTTTTAAACCGGAAGAGTTTACAAAAGAATATAAGGAATATGGTTTTTAA